A genomic region of Thermodesulfobium narugense DSM 14796 contains the following coding sequences:
- a CDS encoding DEAD/DEAH box helicase — protein MSKSAYFGEIELSKDTVLALKEMGFEEPSEIQKQTIPIVMQGFDVIGQAQTGTGKTAAFGIPIVEKTTKDRVPQSLVLTPTRELAIQVAEEISKISKYRGLRVVPIYGGQSIERQIKALKNGAQVIIGTPGRLIDHIKRGTLFLSKISILVLDEADEMLDMGFIEDIETIMKSIKNENIQTLLFSATMPDPIMALTKKYMKNPKVVSISKEQLTVPLTDQFYCEAKDKLEALCRILETEDMDKTIIFCRTKKGVDELVASLNTRGYSAEGLHGDLTQAQRDKVMKSFRERNLEVLVATDVAARGLDISDVSHVINFDIPQDPESYVHRIGRTGRAGKSGIAITFITPREFRQLRLIEKVIRTTIKRKEVPSISDLLEKQKDELKNLISKIIRQENISHYLSIVEEMTEEFEPEKIAAAAIRLYQEGEPEEKLEVDKEKFKKTGAKEGMTRLFINIGKEKNISKDDIVNYICEEGDMKKKDIKNIRILDKFTFLEVPEEASERIIAVLHKSVIKGHKIHAEPARPIRKNENF, from the coding sequence TTGTCAAAAAGTGCTTATTTTGGAGAAATTGAATTAAGCAAGGATACAGTTTTAGCTCTTAAAGAGATGGGTTTCGAAGAACCATCCGAAATTCAAAAACAAACAATACCAATTGTAATGCAAGGATTTGATGTAATAGGCCAGGCGCAAACTGGGACAGGTAAAACTGCAGCATTTGGAATCCCAATAGTTGAAAAAACTACCAAAGATAGGGTTCCTCAATCACTAGTACTTACACCTACAAGGGAGCTTGCAATACAGGTCGCTGAAGAAATATCTAAAATATCAAAATACAGAGGGCTTAGAGTAGTTCCAATTTACGGCGGTCAATCTATTGAAAGGCAGATAAAAGCTCTAAAAAATGGAGCCCAGGTAATAATCGGTACACCTGGAAGGTTGATTGATCACATTAAAAGAGGAACATTATTTTTGTCCAAAATTTCAATACTTGTACTTGACGAAGCTGATGAAATGCTTGATATGGGATTTATTGAAGATATAGAAACAATTATGAAATCAATTAAAAACGAAAATATACAAACTCTGCTATTTTCAGCAACCATGCCAGATCCAATCATGGCACTCACCAAAAAATACATGAAAAATCCAAAAGTAGTCTCAATAAGCAAAGAGCAACTTACAGTACCTTTGACAGATCAGTTTTACTGTGAGGCCAAAGATAAACTTGAAGCCCTATGCCGTATATTAGAAACAGAAGATATGGACAAAACAATTATATTCTGCAGAACAAAAAAAGGCGTAGATGAACTGGTTGCGTCATTAAACACAAGGGGGTATAGCGCCGAAGGCTTGCACGGAGATCTAACACAAGCCCAAAGAGATAAGGTAATGAAATCATTTAGGGAAAGAAATTTAGAGGTCCTTGTAGCAACAGACGTAGCAGCAAGAGGACTCGATATTTCTGATGTTAGTCACGTAATTAATTTCGATATACCTCAAGATCCAGAATCATATGTTCACAGAATAGGAAGAACCGGGAGAGCAGGCAAATCAGGTATAGCTATAACTTTTATAACTCCCAGAGAATTTAGACAACTAAGATTGATTGAAAAAGTTATTAGAACAACTATTAAGAGAAAGGAAGTTCCAAGTATTTCAGATCTTTTAGAAAAACAAAAAGATGAATTAAAGAATTTAATTTCTAAAATAATTAGACAAGAAAACATATCTCATTATCTTTCAATAGTCGAAGAGATGACTGAAGAATTTGAACCAGAAAAAATTGCTGCTGCCGCAATCAGATTATATCAGGAAGGAGAACCAGAAGAAAAACTTGAAGTTGACAAAGAAAAGTTCAAAAAAACAGGGGCAAAAGAGGGCATGACAAGGCTTTTTATAAATATTGGCAAAGAGAAAAACATTTCAAAAGACGATATTGTAAACTATATCTGTGAAGAAGGAGATATGAAGAAAAAGGATATAAAAAATATAAGAATATTAGATAAATTTACCTTCCTCGAAGTGCCAGAAGAAGCATCAGAAAGAATAATTGCAGTATTGCACAAATCGGTTATAAAGGGGCACAAAATCCACGCAGAGCCTGCAAGACCTATTAGAAAAAATGAAAATTTTTAG
- a CDS encoding threonine/serine exporter family protein produces MNSKKVLFPGKNSPEVKFIVELGKAFHKCGFSSYALEERLMEVASKFNIALQVYSSPTGIFLSFEDQDAFTTTILRVEPGILDLEKIALTNEISNRVLENKITAKEGVDLLKRVMSKDNRFSFWIIVFSYAAVSAMVSIIMGGGLKELFVSSFLGLITGIIFIITNKLNLTRLLEFICAASVGALSNILYTTIGPYDQSVSIISGLIVLFPGLTLISGIDEIANRNLVSGTTRLSSAIFILMFIVFGVALGTDLFFPHENSYILNIKNLTFPLPFKYIATLLAPLTFIAILNARTKDAPVMLVSSLLAQIGLYFGNRIISDQIGIFFASLVLGSFSNSWARFSKGSQYIPLISGLILLVPGVVGYQSLSSFLSKDINEGIMAAFNMSLRAIALVTGLLCSNFMISAYKPKKQD; encoded by the coding sequence ATGAACAGTAAAAAAGTTTTATTTCCCGGTAAAAATAGTCCTGAAGTTAAATTTATTGTTGAACTTGGTAAAGCCTTCCACAAGTGCGGCTTTTCTTCATATGCCCTCGAAGAAAGACTTATGGAAGTAGCCTCTAAATTTAATATAGCTTTGCAAGTCTATTCTTCTCCAACAGGGATTTTTCTATCTTTTGAAGACCAAGATGCTTTTACAACAACTATATTAAGAGTAGAACCAGGAATTCTTGATCTCGAAAAAATTGCATTAACCAACGAGATTTCAAATAGAGTTCTGGAAAATAAAATAACAGCGAAAGAGGGTGTTGACCTTCTAAAAAGGGTGATGTCAAAAGACAATCGATTTTCTTTCTGGATCATTGTATTTTCATATGCTGCAGTTTCTGCAATGGTTTCCATCATTATGGGTGGTGGGCTAAAAGAACTTTTTGTATCCAGTTTTCTTGGACTTATAACTGGAATTATTTTTATAATTACCAATAAATTAAACCTCACAAGATTATTAGAATTTATCTGTGCAGCATCAGTTGGGGCACTGTCAAATATTCTGTACACAACAATTGGTCCATATGATCAATCTGTATCAATTATCTCTGGATTAATAGTACTCTTTCCTGGACTTACTTTAATATCAGGAATCGATGAAATCGCAAATAGAAATCTTGTATCGGGCACAACAAGACTTAGTTCTGCAATCTTTATACTAATGTTTATAGTGTTTGGAGTTGCATTAGGAACAGATTTATTCTTTCCTCACGAAAATTCATACATACTTAATATAAAAAATTTAACTTTCCCATTGCCCTTTAAATATATTGCAACCCTTTTGGCACCATTAACTTTTATTGCTATTCTTAACGCAAGAACAAAGGATGCACCGGTAATGCTTGTTTCTTCTCTTCTTGCTCAAATTGGACTTTATTTTGGAAATAGAATTATAAGCGATCAGATTGGTATTTTTTTCGCATCTTTAGTACTTGGGAGTTTCTCCAACTCCTGGGCAAGATTTAGCAAGGGCTCACAATATATTCCGCTAATATCTGGTTTGATATTACTTGTACCTGGCGTAGTCGGCTATCAAAGTCTCTCTTCCTTTTTATCAAAGGATATTAATGAGGGCATTATGGCAGCTTTTAATATGAGTTTGAGGGCTATTGCATTAGTTACAGGACTTCTTTGCTCAAATTTTATGATTTCAGCTTACAAGCCTAAAAAACAAGATTAG
- a CDS encoding serine hydrolase domain-containing protein, translated as MKSIILTIIFLLIFQNLAFSKDSNEISKDLNKIVENVINLEGDKRASICVVYGDKYFLKDFGKSSENFSEKYNIGGLSRIFIGVIAVEFNETGRINFNDSISKYLSELRNKYQSNIRISDLLEDHTYLPYSYPYKIDSAEDFWNFLIKNENILKYNESYNRSQISNDILLLIIEKIEKNSFKNSFVDLFKKFNLNNTDFYNNQKSEQFPLSNRFYSSPENMSKFLSAIMSNKKISEKIFERFARTSYDQDLYFTPSFISQDITLIDENNVYNKYNLYYQYDDSTSSFVFVIPQKKFAIVFLSNFPISFDKKDYLSKELLKVSLKDFLNMDIFDYRANLSLKKVEDKSDLLDFYKGFFENRKGITEFHVVDKDLMCNMNKKFYFVRFYIDSSFSLIPVEDNNDYIKELRFRFTYINGIRYLDLLNFGQNILFAREIEEPRYSDIWKERSGKWISVSKNSLIKDVEIERFRGFYMLDYTDSVGERMSLVLVPVSDNSAKLIDFSDLVINFDSNDQNMSFNFLGDKFIKGN; from the coding sequence ATGAAATCAATAATCTTGACTATAATTTTTCTCTTGATCTTCCAAAATTTAGCCTTTTCAAAAGATTCTAATGAAATTAGCAAAGATTTAAATAAAATTGTAGAAAACGTAATTAATTTGGAAGGTGACAAGAGAGCTTCAATTTGTGTAGTTTATGGTGATAAATATTTTTTAAAAGATTTTGGCAAAAGTTCTGAGAATTTTAGTGAAAAATATAATATTGGTGGTCTTTCAAGAATATTTATTGGAGTAATAGCAGTAGAGTTTAACGAGACTGGAAGAATAAATTTTAACGATTCAATTTCAAAATATTTATCTGAACTAAGGAATAAATACCAAAGCAATATCAGGATATCTGATTTATTAGAAGATCATACTTATCTTCCTTACAGCTATCCTTACAAAATAGATTCTGCAGAAGATTTTTGGAACTTTTTAATAAAAAATGAAAATATCCTAAAATATAATGAATCATATAATAGATCTCAAATTTCGAACGATATCTTGCTTTTGATTATTGAAAAAATTGAAAAAAATAGTTTTAAAAATTCCTTTGTTGACCTATTTAAAAAATTTAATCTTAATAATACTGACTTTTACAATAATCAAAAGAGCGAACAATTTCCCCTTTCAAATAGATTTTATAGTTCTCCTGAAAACATGAGTAAATTTTTATCAGCCATTATGTCAAATAAGAAAATTTCTGAAAAAATATTTGAGAGATTCGCAAGAACTTCTTACGATCAAGACTTATATTTTACCCCTTCCTTTATTTCTCAAGATATTACCCTGATAGATGAAAACAACGTTTATAATAAATACAATTTATATTATCAATATGACGATTCAACAAGTTCTTTTGTTTTTGTAATCCCTCAGAAAAAATTTGCTATTGTTTTTCTATCTAACTTTCCAATTAGCTTTGATAAAAAGGACTATTTGTCAAAGGAGCTATTAAAAGTATCCTTAAAGGATTTTCTCAACATGGATATCTTTGATTATAGAGCTAACTTATCTTTAAAAAAAGTTGAAGATAAAAGTGATCTTCTGGATTTTTACAAAGGTTTTTTTGAAAATAGGAAAGGAATTACTGAATTTCATGTTGTGGATAAAGATTTGATGTGCAACATGAATAAAAAGTTTTATTTTGTTAGATTTTATATCGATTCAAGTTTTAGTCTTATTCCAGTAGAGGACAACAATGATTACATTAAAGAACTAAGGTTTAGATTTACATATATCAATGGGATTAGGTATCTTGATTTGTTGAATTTTGGACAAAATATACTTTTTGCAAGAGAAATTGAAGAACCAAGATATAGTGATATCTGGAAAGAAAGATCAGGTAAATGGATTAGCGTTAGCAAAAATAGTTTGATAAAGGATGTTGAAATTGAAAGATTTAGAGGCTTTTATATGCTTGATTATACTGATTCGGTGGGTGAAAGAATGAGTCTCGTTTTGGTGCCAGTTTCTGATAATAGCGCGAAATTAATTGATTTTAGCGATCTGGTGATAAATTTTGATTCAAACGATCAGAATATGAGTTTTAATTTTTTGGGAGATAAATTTATAAAAGGAAACTAA
- a CDS encoding bifunctional 3,4-dihydroxy-2-butanone-4-phosphate synthase/GTP cyclohydrolase II, with amino-acid sequence MEDFKFASVEEALDDIKNSKMIIITDDEDRENEGDLFIPAEKVTPEHINFMATYGKGLICLPLTEERLKQLDIEVLESNSPDPFYTAFAMPIDAKNNTTTGISAFDRAQTIRKAIDPNAKPEDFVKPGHVFPLKARKGGVVIRAGHTEAAVDLASMAGLFPAGVICEIMKEDGTMARMPDLIEFSKKHNIKILTIADLIKHRLQSEIWVKRMAEADLPTKYGNFKIYAYRYLMDKSEHVALVKGDVRNKQNVLVRVHSECLTGDVFGSLRCDCGDQLHTAMKMINDEGLGVILYLRQEGRGIGLANKIKAYHLQDTCHLDTVEANIKLGFPPDLREYGMGAMMLKDLGLSTIRILTNNPKKLLGIKGFGLQITERVPIKIDPNPYNKDYLKCKVEKMGHMF; translated from the coding sequence TTGGAAGATTTCAAATTTGCAAGTGTAGAAGAAGCTCTTGATGACATAAAGAATTCTAAAATGATAATCATTACAGACGATGAAGATAGAGAGAATGAAGGAGATCTATTCATCCCTGCAGAAAAGGTAACGCCAGAACACATTAACTTTATGGCAACTTATGGAAAGGGACTTATATGTCTTCCACTTACCGAAGAAAGGCTCAAACAGCTTGATATAGAAGTGCTTGAAAGCAATAGCCCTGATCCATTTTATACAGCTTTCGCAATGCCAATTGATGCAAAAAACAATACAACCACTGGAATAAGTGCTTTTGACAGAGCACAGACCATCAGAAAGGCAATAGATCCAAATGCAAAACCTGAAGACTTTGTAAAACCTGGTCACGTTTTCCCGCTTAAGGCTAGAAAGGGAGGAGTGGTCATTAGAGCAGGACATACAGAAGCAGCAGTTGATCTTGCTAGTATGGCAGGTTTGTTCCCGGCAGGGGTAATATGTGAGATTATGAAAGAAGACGGAACAATGGCAAGAATGCCAGATCTAATTGAATTTTCCAAAAAGCACAATATAAAAATCCTAACCATTGCAGATCTTATAAAACATAGATTGCAAAGTGAAATATGGGTAAAGAGAATGGCTGAAGCAGATTTACCAACTAAATATGGTAATTTCAAAATATACGCTTATAGATATCTAATGGATAAAAGCGAACACGTCGCTCTTGTAAAGGGCGACGTCAGAAACAAGCAAAACGTTCTTGTAAGAGTCCATTCGGAGTGTCTTACAGGAGATGTTTTCGGATCTTTAAGATGTGATTGTGGTGACCAATTACACACAGCTATGAAGATGATAAACGATGAAGGTTTAGGAGTGATTCTTTATCTAAGACAAGAGGGCAGAGGCATTGGTCTTGCCAACAAAATTAAAGCTTATCACCTTCAAGATACCTGTCATTTAGATACTGTTGAAGCAAACATAAAGCTTGGGTTTCCCCCAGATTTAAGAGAATATGGAATGGGAGCAATGATGTTGAAAGATTTAGGCCTCTCAACCATAAGAATTCTCACTAATAACCCAAAAAAATTGCTTGGCATAAAGGGCTTCGGACTTCAGATAACTGAAAGAGTACCCATAAAAATCGATCCTAATCCTTATAACAAAGACTATCTAAAGTGCAAGGTTGAAAAAATGGGACATATGTTTTAA
- the ribH gene encoding 6,7-dimethyl-8-ribityllumazine synthase yields MQIFEGKLSAKDLKIGIVVSRFNSIVTSRLLDGALDCLNRHECQDKNISIYYVPGAWEIPLTLKKLSKLGKFDGIIALGAVIRGETPHFDYVAAETSKGVALVSLEQEIPISFGILTTDTMDQAFDRAGGKAGNKGFDCALSLIETIQLLKIATVK; encoded by the coding sequence ATGCAAATATTTGAAGGAAAGCTTAGTGCTAAAGATCTTAAAATAGGCATTGTTGTGAGTAGGTTTAACAGCATAGTTACTTCCAGACTTTTAGATGGTGCGCTGGATTGTTTAAATAGACATGAGTGTCAAGATAAAAATATAAGCATATACTATGTACCTGGTGCATGGGAGATTCCTCTTACTTTAAAAAAATTGTCCAAATTAGGAAAATTTGATGGCATTATAGCTCTTGGTGCTGTAATCAGAGGAGAAACTCCTCATTTCGATTATGTAGCCGCAGAAACGTCAAAAGGAGTTGCATTGGTTTCTCTTGAACAAGAAATTCCCATATCATTTGGCATACTAACCACAGACACTATGGATCAAGCTTTTGACAGAGCTGGTGGAAAAGCTGGCAACAAAGGTTTTGATTGTGCACTATCTCTAATTGAAACAATACAACTATTAAAGATTGCAACTGTGAAATAG
- the recG gene encoding ATP-dependent DNA helicase RecG yields MALKSIKLPDLLRDLFLDSIDDIIYCFPKRYREVTVVRSHKDVVPGKSLAFKAQIGMPVYYPERKRLVKVELNIEGKKASACWFNQPYKKNQILKLRPNAYFAGEAVLNNRELVFYHPIISKDPIYSDSGIYPEYCLEINDSEIRKTIKDIFDEKKEIKETLPESLINRLKLMKLKDALYNLHFPKDLRSLESARKRIAFDELLQWKLTILTEKQKFSSKSAPILNPESDLVKKFLSSLPFTLTEDQKKVIDEIFSDVSKNKPMQRLLQGDVGSGKTVIAVSALLCAVSSGFQAAFMVPSEILSKQHYEKLREWLKPMGVKIYLLTGSTKKSERNLIIEEINKGVPLILTGTHALITEGLELKNLGLVVIDEQHRFGVRQRLSLIEKGICPHTLVMTATPIPRTLASIFYADLDYSEIRTMPEGRKEIVTKIINKSDIKKLYSIIRENLKQYDSRVFYVCPLIEDSNSLKLESVKKRHKELVNIFPEFEVGLIHGRLSQSEQDKIMQDFKTGKIKILVSTTVIEVGIDIPQANIMVIENPERFGLAQLHQLRGRIGRGNLSSTCYLLADEESYSSRRVQIFEKVNNGFELAERDLELRGQGEIIGSKQSGLDQTLKVANPLKDTDIMRIAQKVAELIISKDPDLTYFKELKLKMEKTFKDREVIKAI; encoded by the coding sequence ATGGCTTTGAAGTCTATTAAGTTGCCAGATCTCTTAAGAGATCTCTTTTTAGACTCAATAGATGACATCATTTATTGTTTCCCAAAAAGATATAGAGAGGTTACAGTCGTTAGATCCCATAAAGACGTGGTACCAGGAAAAAGCCTTGCTTTCAAAGCACAAATAGGAATGCCTGTTTATTACCCTGAAAGAAAAAGACTAGTAAAAGTTGAACTAAATATTGAAGGGAAAAAAGCAAGCGCTTGTTGGTTTAACCAGCCATACAAAAAGAATCAAATTTTAAAATTAAGACCAAATGCATATTTCGCCGGAGAAGCTGTTCTTAATAACAGAGAACTTGTTTTCTATCATCCCATTATAAGCAAAGATCCCATTTACTCAGACTCTGGAATATATCCTGAATATTGCTTAGAAATTAACGATAGTGAAATTAGAAAAACTATAAAAGACATATTTGACGAAAAGAAAGAAATAAAAGAAACTCTGCCAGAATCTTTAATAAATAGATTAAAGTTAATGAAGCTTAAGGATGCTCTATATAACCTACACTTTCCAAAAGATTTAAGAAGTCTTGAGAGTGCAAGAAAAAGAATTGCATTTGATGAACTTTTACAATGGAAGCTAACAATACTAACCGAAAAACAAAAGTTTAGCTCAAAAAGTGCCCCAATATTAAACCCAGAATCAGATCTGGTAAAAAAATTCTTATCTTCTTTACCATTTACACTAACAGAAGACCAAAAAAAGGTTATTGATGAGATCTTTTCCGACGTAAGTAAAAACAAACCAATGCAAAGGCTTCTTCAAGGAGATGTAGGTTCAGGAAAAACTGTAATTGCAGTTAGTGCCCTATTGTGTGCTGTATCTTCTGGTTTTCAGGCCGCATTTATGGTCCCATCAGAAATACTATCAAAGCAACACTATGAAAAACTACGCGAATGGCTTAAGCCTATGGGAGTAAAAATTTATCTTCTAACGGGTTCAACTAAAAAATCTGAAAGAAACTTAATAATAGAAGAAATAAATAAAGGCGTACCATTAATCCTTACTGGAACTCATGCACTTATCACTGAAGGTCTTGAACTAAAAAATCTTGGACTAGTGGTCATAGACGAACAACACAGGTTTGGAGTAAGGCAAAGATTAAGCCTTATAGAAAAAGGCATATGTCCGCATACCCTGGTGATGACAGCAACTCCAATACCGCGAACCCTAGCATCAATTTTTTATGCTGACTTAGATTATTCTGAGATAAGAACTATGCCAGAAGGGCGAAAAGAAATAGTTACAAAAATAATCAACAAAAGCGATATCAAGAAACTTTACTCAATAATACGTGAAAATCTAAAACAGTATGACTCAAGAGTCTTCTATGTTTGTCCACTAATCGAAGACTCTAATTCTCTAAAACTAGAATCCGTGAAAAAGAGGCACAAAGAACTAGTGAATATCTTCCCAGAATTTGAAGTAGGCCTCATACACGGAAGACTCAGTCAAAGCGAACAAGACAAAATTATGCAAGACTTTAAGACAGGAAAGATCAAAATACTTGTTTCTACAACAGTAATCGAAGTAGGTATCGATATTCCTCAAGCAAATATTATGGTAATAGAAAATCCAGAAAGATTTGGCTTAGCACAACTGCATCAACTTCGCGGAAGAATAGGAAGAGGCAATCTAAGTTCAACTTGCTACTTGCTAGCAGACGAAGAATCATATTCTTCCAGAAGAGTACAAATTTTCGAGAAAGTAAACAATGGGTTTGAACTTGCCGAAAGGGATTTAGAACTAAGAGGTCAGGGCGAGATAATTGGATCTAAGCAAAGCGGTTTAGATCAAACATTAAAAGTTGCAAATCCCCTAAAAGATACGGACATAATGAGAATAGCCCAAAAGGTTGCAGAGTTAATTATATCAAAAGATCCTGATCTAACATATTTTAAAGAGTTAAAATTAAAGATGGAAAAAACTTTTAAAGATAGAGAGGTAATAAAGGCGATTTGA
- the rsmD gene encoding 16S rRNA (guanine(966)-N(2))-methyltransferase RsmD gives MKTSIVGGEFKNRSLVSPKTNEVRPLSSRVRKSLMDIVGSRVIECTLLDLFAGIGSVSIEFLSRGAKSVISVEKNPKIASFLKKNLENFNLLNRCTILNYSVEKFLLNCHDIKFDIIYMDPPFSYDLEKLLQIFSNFEGYHKKSMFILHHFFKYKPKEKLGYWKMLDSRTYSSNSITFYAPEDSIDD, from the coding sequence TTGAAAACTTCAATCGTGGGCGGAGAATTTAAAAATAGATCTTTAGTTAGTCCAAAAACTAATGAGGTAAGGCCTCTTAGCTCAAGAGTTAGAAAATCTCTAATGGATATCGTTGGAAGTAGAGTAATTGAGTGCACGCTTTTAGATCTTTTTGCAGGAATTGGCTCGGTTTCCATAGAATTTCTCTCTCGAGGTGCCAAAAGTGTAATTAGCGTTGAAAAAAACCCAAAAATTGCAAGCTTTCTTAAGAAGAACCTAGAAAATTTTAACTTGCTCAATAGATGCACAATACTAAATTATTCTGTAGAAAAATTTTTGCTTAATTGTCATGATATAAAATTTGATATAATCTATATGGATCCACCTTTTTCTTATGATTTAGAAAAGCTCTTACAAATTTTTTCTAATTTTGAAGGTTATCACAAAAAATCAATGTTTATTTTGCATCACTTTTTTAAATATAAACCGAAGGAGAAGCTAGGTTATTGGAAAATGTTAGATTCAAGAACCTATTCAAGCAATTCAATTACTTTTTATGCACCAGAAGATTCTATAGATGATTAA
- the coaD gene encoding pantetheine-phosphate adenylyltransferase, whose product MIKRALYPGSFDPITLGHLDIARRASHLFDEVIIAVAYNEKKKALFNIEERVNLIKESLKERNMPKNVHVTSYTCLTIEFAKSLNVSSIIRGLRVISDFEFEFQMALTNRRMDPRIETVFLMTHEDYSYISSTIIKEIASLNGNVTPWVTDVVKNALNEKLLGREGKK is encoded by the coding sequence ATGATTAAAAGAGCTTTATATCCAGGCAGTTTTGACCCTATAACATTAGGTCATTTAGACATTGCAAGAAGAGCTTCTCACCTTTTTGATGAAGTAATCATTGCAGTTGCATATAATGAAAAGAAAAAGGCTTTGTTTAACATAGAAGAAAGAGTAAATCTTATAAAAGAGTCTCTCAAAGAAAGAAATATGCCAAAAAACGTTCACGTAACTAGTTACACCTGCTTAACAATTGAATTTGCAAAATCATTAAATGTTAGCTCAATAATAAGAGGTTTGAGAGTAATTTCTGATTTTGAGTTTGAATTCCAGATGGCTCTTACCAATAGGAGAATGGATCCAAGGATAGAAACGGTTTTTTTAATGACGCATGAAGATTATTCATATATTAGTTCTACAATAATAAAAGAAATTGCTTCTCTAAATGGGAACGTAACTCCCTGGGTAACAGACGTTGTAAAAAATGCACTAAATGAAAAACTATTAGGAAGAGAGGGGAAAAAATGA
- a CDS encoding ATP synthase subunit B family protein, translated as MSQTFLKFIEDLELLVMSSPKIPLTNMVFVNEQEIFRIIDSIRMNIPQEIVDAQRFLQEKENIINEAQKKADEIILNADLKAKQKLDENDLIIRAREESEKIKNEARVEANKLMKEARDYSENVLQKLEIEIDKLLTSIRKGKEILRSKD; from the coding sequence ATGAGTCAAACTTTTTTAAAATTCATAGAAGACCTTGAACTTTTAGTAATGAGCTCTCCAAAGATTCCGCTTACAAATATGGTATTTGTCAATGAACAAGAGATATTTAGAATTATAGATTCAATCAGAATGAACATACCTCAGGAAATAGTTGATGCTCAAAGATTCTTGCAAGAAAAAGAGAATATAATTAACGAAGCCCAAAAAAAGGCTGATGAAATAATCCTAAATGCAGATCTTAAAGCCAAGCAAAAATTGGATGAGAACGACTTAATTATAAGGGCAAGAGAAGAATCAGAAAAAATTAAAAATGAAGCAAGAGTTGAAGCAAATAAACTTATGAAAGAAGCAAGAGACTACTCAGAAAATGTTTTGCAAAAACTTGAGATAGAAATAGACAAGCTTTTAACCTCAATTAGAAAGGGTAAGGAAATATTAAGATCTAAAGATTAG